Proteins found in one Sulfuricurvum sp. genomic segment:
- a CDS encoding nucleotidyl transferase AbiEii/AbiGii toxin family protein, with amino-acid sequence MANTHPALMKMLERYDLSTGSGSFDALREILQEIVLLGLYEGGFFKHATFYGGTALRILHGLPRFSEDLDFSLLESNPEFDLSNYEKIVIETLRSFGFETTIEIKTKSVDTAVQSAFVKGNTIEHLIRIDAPKSVIGMFHRDQAVKIKLEVDTEPPLDFTTEEKLILIPRPFNIKSMTPSSLFAGKMHALLCRAWATRPKGRDWYDLVWYIANDIPLDLNHLNARLHQSCKWLEGNNISLTETIDHDKLIDLMRERIDHLDIEQAKKDIRPFIKNASELDLWSKDFFLEIVKRLRIDQTNI; translated from the coding sequence ATGGCTAATACCCACCCTGCCCTCATGAAAATGCTGGAACGATATGATCTATCAACCGGGAGTGGAAGTTTCGATGCACTCCGAGAAATCCTTCAAGAAATTGTACTCTTGGGACTCTATGAAGGGGGCTTTTTCAAACATGCTACTTTTTATGGCGGTACGGCTCTACGGATATTACATGGGCTTCCACGATTTTCAGAAGACCTCGATTTTTCACTATTGGAATCAAATCCAGAATTTGATTTGAGTAATTATGAAAAGATTGTGATTGAAACCTTACGCTCCTTTGGTTTTGAAACAACCATTGAAATTAAGACAAAAAGTGTCGATACCGCCGTGCAATCTGCATTTGTCAAAGGCAACACCATTGAGCATCTTATCCGTATCGATGCCCCTAAATCCGTCATTGGAATGTTTCACCGAGATCAAGCTGTAAAAATTAAACTCGAAGTAGATACAGAGCCGCCATTAGACTTTACTACGGAAGAGAAGCTGATCTTAATTCCACGCCCTTTTAATATCAAGTCAATGACACCCTCCTCACTATTCGCCGGTAAAATGCACGCTCTTTTATGTAGGGCTTGGGCAACACGTCCGAAAGGGAGAGACTGGTACGACCTAGTATGGTATATTGCCAACGATATTCCGTTGGATCTCAACCATCTTAATGCACGTCTACATCAAAGTTGTAAATGGCTTGAGGGCAATAATATCTCTCTCACTGAAACCATTGATCACGATAAATTAATTGATCTCATGCGTGAGCGAATTGATCATTTGGATATCGAACAAGCAAAGAAAGATATCCGTCCATTTATTAAAAATGCATCTGAGCTCGACTTGTGGAGCAAAGATTTCTTTTTAGAAATTGTTAAGCGGTTGCGTATTGATCAGACCAATATTTAG
- a CDS encoding site-specific integrase: MKRIKSKGNEGVYFHELANDDRSYFITYKDLDGKKKWIKIGLYSAGIREAYCKQKRDEILHNQRLGEEPPAIAVRKKPTTLKFSEVWEKYIENKAMVDALRNDFKGRYTRYIGPILGTVPANTMNKEHLKKFRIEVQKLSKRKDENNKPIPLSPKSVDMMIIAIGSAYNYWNSQVEKEKDKFQNPVPALRADDKHHLTNKEIQSRDIKRERFLSREEINLLKDAVKNDPILKMFVLASLSTGGRLSTILLIQKTHIDLENRTVTLINTKNGGHKYRGFISDEWYDLLKLILPKMKPYHHIVSNDGNLITDRIIQRPLKKILDELFNVGLDEKDSANRTVVHTLRHTFASHLAINGIPIFTIQKLLDHESIETTLRYAKLSPDSGSDAVRNLKL, from the coding sequence ATGAAGCGTATAAAGTCAAAAGGAAATGAAGGTGTGTATTTCCACGAACTTGCAAATGATGATCGTTCATACTTTATAACTTATAAAGATTTGGACGGTAAAAAAAAGTGGATTAAAATCGGATTATACAGTGCTGGTATTCGTGAAGCATATTGCAAACAAAAACGTGATGAAATTCTTCATAATCAACGTTTAGGAGAAGAGCCACCTGCAATAGCAGTTCGTAAGAAGCCAACAACTCTGAAATTCTCTGAAGTATGGGAGAAATATATAGAGAATAAAGCGATGGTAGATGCACTACGTAATGACTTTAAAGGTAGATATACTCGCTATATTGGTCCAATACTTGGAACCGTACCAGCAAATACGATGAATAAAGAACATCTAAAAAAATTTCGTATAGAAGTACAAAAACTTTCCAAACGAAAAGATGAAAATAACAAGCCCATACCCCTTTCTCCCAAATCGGTAGATATGATGATTATTGCCATTGGTTCTGCTTACAACTACTGGAATTCTCAAGTTGAAAAGGAAAAAGACAAATTCCAAAATCCTGTTCCCGCTCTCAGAGCAGATGATAAACATCACTTGACGAATAAAGAAATACAGTCAAGAGACATAAAGCGTGAGCGTTTTCTTAGTCGAGAAGAAATCAATTTACTTAAGGATGCTGTCAAAAATGATCCTATTCTAAAAATGTTTGTTTTAGCTTCATTATCAACTGGTGGAAGACTAAGCACCATACTGCTTATACAAAAAACACATATTGACCTAGAAAATCGAACTGTTACTTTGATAAATACTAAAAATGGAGGACACAAGTACCGAGGATTTATTAGTGACGAATGGTACGACCTACTAAAATTAATATTACCGAAAATGAAGCCTTATCATCATATAGTTAGCAATGATGGCAACTTGATTACTGATAGAATCATACAAAGACCCCTTAAAAAGATTCTCGATGAGTTGTTTAATGTAGGATTAGATGAAAAGGATAGTGCAAATCGAACTGTCGTTCATACACTTCGACATACTTTTGCATCACACCTAGCAATTAATGGAATTCCAATATTTACGATTCAAAAGCTTCTGGATCATGAAAGCATAGAAACCACATTACGTTATGCAAAACTTTCTCCTGATTCTGGAAGTGATGCCGTTAGAAATTTAAAATTATAA
- a CDS encoding helix-turn-helix domain-containing protein, with translation MSYQQLTMAQRYQIEALKKEGLSQRAIALNIGVHYSTICRELR, from the coding sequence ATGAGTTACCAACAGCTAACCATGGCACAACGATATCAAATTGAGGCTTTAAAAAAAGAGGGACTGAGCCAAAGAGCGATAGCTTTAAACATTGGAGTGCATTATTCGACCATATGCAGGGAGTTAAGGTGA
- a CDS encoding class I SAM-dependent methyltransferase: protein MHTYEKNAPYKSDTLDKNNSWNAQEYNKHASFVSNLALPVVDLLAPIEGEEILDLGCGEGTLALEIQKSGAKVTGVDLSHEMVKNARAKGIDSMVMSATELEFKNRFDAVFSNAVLHWVKESETVVKNIHDALKPYGRFVAEFGGAGNCKTAVDAMKEVFKNHPEFGAFEDPWYFPSIEEYRTLLESCGFRVEYIELIPRPTSVDDITNWLDLFANGVTAHLSREEFSMFKEEVSRITKPKLYDDNDGWYVDYIRLRVRAVRGKI from the coding sequence ATGCACACGTATGAAAAAAATGCACCGTACAAATCGGATACATTGGATAAAAATAACAGTTGGAATGCGCAGGAATACAACAAACATGCGTCATTTGTCTCAAACTTGGCATTGCCCGTAGTTGACTTACTTGCTCCGATAGAGGGGGAGGAAATATTGGATTTGGGATGCGGTGAGGGGACATTGGCACTTGAAATCCAAAAGAGCGGTGCGAAAGTAACGGGAGTCGATTTGAGTCACGAGATGGTAAAAAATGCACGTGCCAAAGGGATTGATTCTATGGTCATGAGCGCAACGGAGTTGGAGTTTAAAAATCGATTTGATGCGGTCTTTTCCAATGCGGTGCTTCATTGGGTAAAAGAGAGTGAAACCGTTGTTAAAAACATCCATGATGCCTTGAAACCCTATGGAAGATTTGTTGCAGAGTTTGGAGGGGCAGGTAATTGTAAAACAGCGGTCGATGCGATGAAAGAGGTGTTTAAAAATCACCCTGAATTTGGAGCGTTTGAAGACCCGTGGTACTTTCCAAGTATAGAAGAGTATCGTACCCTCTTGGAGTCGTGCGGGTTTAGAGTCGAATACATCGAATTAATCCCTCGACCGACCTCAGTTGATGATATCACCAACTGGCTTGATCTTTTTGCCAATGGGGTAACGGCGCATTTGAGTCGTGAAGAGTTTAGTATGTTTAAAGAAGAGGTTAGCAGGATTACGAAACCGAAGTTGTACGATGACAACGATGGTTGGTATGTTGACTATATCCGTTTGAGAGTTAGAGCGGTGAGGGGGAAAATATAA
- a CDS encoding nucleotidyl transferase AbiEii/AbiGii toxin family protein, with translation MTNEIKELIETIKTHPIFDQHPFFFVGGTALSSYLNHRVSYDIDIASTCKLPVSQIKTFAFNLGARTIVDKNASAFRINTGEDIENYHLKFMVNGIKLEFSYFRAPIQSAILENAGSNPYDESSTLKILDLKDIIALKIFALFNRKKTRDLFDASIILEKNLLEIGELERIYSYMRDENSSIRDYIANFKAADDDGDNSLDFLAEHQCYKTFAKKSQNERFIQAKEMFLTQYDLKQKGALASIKKVAVRKKRGK, from the coding sequence ATGACAAACGAGATTAAAGAGCTTATCGAAACCATAAAAACTCATCCGATCTTTGATCAACACCCTTTTTTCTTTGTCGGTGGAACGGCCTTGTCCTCCTATCTAAACCATAGAGTCTCTTATGACATCGACATCGCCTCTACGTGCAAACTTCCCGTATCGCAGATAAAAACATTTGCTTTTAACCTAGGTGCGAGAACTATTGTGGATAAAAATGCCTCAGCCTTTAGGATCAATACGGGAGAGGATATAGAAAACTATCACCTCAAATTTATGGTTAATGGTATAAAACTGGAATTTTCCTATTTTCGAGCTCCTATTCAGAGTGCTATTTTAGAAAATGCCGGCTCAAACCCTTATGATGAAAGTTCCACCCTTAAGATACTCGATTTGAAAGATATTATCGCCCTTAAAATATTTGCCCTTTTTAACCGAAAAAAAACCAGAGATTTATTCGATGCTTCTATCATTTTGGAAAAGAACTTGTTGGAGATTGGGGAATTAGAGAGAATCTATTCGTATATGCGAGATGAAAATAGCTCTATTCGAGACTATATTGCTAACTTTAAAGCGGCGGATGATGACGGTGATAACTCGCTGGATTTTTTAGCGGAGCACCAATGCTATAAAACATTTGCCAAAAAGTCTCAAAATGAGCGTTTTATCCAAGCAAAAGAGATGTTTTTAACTCAATACGATCTAAAACAAAAAGGGGCTCTTGCCTCTATCAAAAAAGTGGCAGTTAGAAAGAAGAGGGGAAAATAA
- a CDS encoding nuclear transport factor 2 family protein, translating to MIDTAFAERFAHEWVEAWNSHDLEAVLSHYSDDFEMRSPFIIAYSPESGGMLRGKEAVGAYWAAALEKFSDLHFVLDSVFVGADSIALTYTSVLDKKAVEVFFFDENGKVVKAAAHYG from the coding sequence ATGATTGATACAGCATTTGCAGAGCGTTTCGCCCATGAGTGGGTCGAGGCGTGGAACAGCCACGATCTGGAAGCGGTTTTATCGCATTACAGTGATGATTTCGAGATGCGTTCGCCGTTTATCATCGCGTATAGCCCTGAATCGGGCGGGATGCTGAGAGGCAAAGAGGCGGTAGGTGCTTATTGGGCGGCGGCATTGGAGAAATTTAGTGATCTGCACTTCGTACTGGATAGTGTATTTGTCGGGGCGGATTCGATTGCCCTCACATATACGTCGGTGTTGGATAAAAAGGCGGTAGAAGTTTTCTTTTTCGATGAGAATGGTAAGGTAGTGAAAGCGGCGGCGCATTATGGTTAA
- a CDS encoding putative toxin-antitoxin system toxin component, PIN family encodes MKIVLDTNVIIAALMSRNGISNAVLIKLFETDEKINVVSNPLVLEMEAVLKRDENRVRCGGLEDEAIETFIDDLCLISHHQKINFLWRPFLHDPQDDMVLETAFNATAEIIVTYNLKDFKGVEKYFGIRVMTPKEFYPLLGGGQ; translated from the coding sequence ATGAAAATCGTTTTGGATACCAATGTAATCATAGCCGCACTGATGAGTCGAAACGGTATATCGAATGCAGTGCTCATAAAGCTCTTTGAGACGGATGAAAAAATCAATGTCGTTTCTAATCCTCTGGTTTTGGAGATGGAAGCGGTATTGAAACGCGATGAAAATCGAGTGCGTTGCGGTGGTTTGGAAGATGAGGCAATTGAAACGTTTATTGACGATTTGTGTCTAATATCGCATCATCAGAAAATCAATTTCTTGTGGCGGCCGTTTTTACATGATCCGCAAGACGACATGGTATTGGAGACGGCATTTAATGCCACAGCGGAGATTATCGTGACCTATAATCTCAAAGATTTCAAGGGTGTCGAAAAATATTTCGGCATTCGGGTAATGACCCCCAAAGAATTTTATCCCTTATTAGGAGGTGGACAATGA
- a CDS encoding CopG family transcriptional regulator gives MNFALRIPDYYRQEIEALKGDVSINQFIVSALSEKIASLRTEEFLQERANRGSRSHALSMLKNAPDVKPIEGDAI, from the coding sequence ATGAATTTCGCACTACGGATTCCCGATTATTACCGGCAAGAGATCGAAGCCCTAAAGGGCGATGTATCGATTAATCAGTTTATTGTTTCGGCACTGAGTGAAAAGATCGCTTCATTGCGGACGGAAGAATTTTTGCAAGAGCGTGCAAATCGCGGTTCACGTTCTCATGCACTTTCAATGCTCAAAAATGCCCCTGATGTGAAGCCCATAGAGGGAGATGCGATTTAA
- a CDS encoding arylamine N-acetyltransferase — protein MKAENFKLTDYLSRIGYEREVRPDVATLTQLVQKQLRSIPFENTEVQAGRIPSMVPEDIVNKVLGRGRGGYCYEINGVFAMALTAIGFEWYFAGARPMFYPMRRPKTHMVVIVRVEGRDYLCDTGFGGYALRAPIEIVEGEAVQDGDRFRMEYLDGEYVVSSLVQDEWQRQYGFALQPQEWIEFSLANYFNATHPDTIFTQKKLAIMQTPKGRKILVDNELKLIEEGKLELLKVDYESALREYYGLELI, from the coding sequence ATGAAAGCCGAAAATTTTAAACTCACCGACTACCTCTCCCGTATCGGGTATGAAAGGGAAGTGCGTCCCGATGTCGCAACACTCACTCAGCTCGTACAAAAGCAACTGCGAAGCATCCCGTTTGAAAATACTGAGGTTCAGGCGGGGAGAATCCCCTCTATGGTTCCCGAAGATATTGTGAACAAAGTGTTGGGACGAGGGCGCGGAGGGTACTGCTACGAAATCAATGGTGTGTTTGCGATGGCACTCACCGCAATAGGGTTCGAATGGTATTTCGCGGGGGCGCGTCCGATGTTTTATCCGATGAGAAGACCTAAAACGCACATGGTAGTGATCGTTCGTGTTGAGGGGCGCGATTATCTGTGCGATACGGGATTCGGTGGATATGCACTGCGCGCGCCGATAGAGATCGTGGAGGGTGAAGCGGTTCAGGACGGCGATCGTTTCCGCATGGAGTATCTCGATGGTGAATACGTTGTGAGTTCTCTCGTGCAGGATGAGTGGCAACGTCAATACGGCTTTGCCTTACAACCGCAGGAGTGGATTGAGTTTAGCCTCGCGAACTATTTTAACGCCACCCATCCCGATACGATTTTTACCCAAAAGAAACTCGCGATTATGCAAACACCAAAGGGGCGTAAGATTCTCGTGGATAATGAACTCAAACTCATCGAAGAGGGGAAACTGGAGTTGTTAAAAGTAGATTATGAGAGTGCGTTAAGAGAGTATTACGGGTTGGAGTTGATATGA